The Janthinobacterium lividum genome has a window encoding:
- a CDS encoding MFS transporter yields the protein MITTNSASELPTLRSDARVIALVGLAHGVSHFYHLILAALFVWLKPAFDLSYAELGLLMTVFFIISGVGQALAGFVVDRFGARAVLFSGIFLLGVSALALSTAHSYAALMLGAMLAGMGNSVFHPADYTILNQRVSAARVAYGFSVHGISGNIGWALAPLFMTYVATQYDWRVALQCAAVLPFGVLLILFLNRHAIRPEPVRKAAPGQIASGEGTLDFLRLPAVWMCFAFFFITAIALGGIQSFASVALVKLYGMSLALATSAYTAYMLASAVGMLAGGVVGARSKQPDRNVAIAFSAAALLAVLLAMAVVPAWGAVVLMGAIGLTSGVAGPSRDLMIRAAAPKNATGRVYGVVYSGLDSGLAVGPLFFGALMDGDHPALLFVFIGVFQALAIATAVGVGGKTRAAALQKA from the coding sequence ATGATAACAACTAACTCGGCATCCGAACTTCCCACCTTGCGCAGCGATGCGCGCGTCATCGCCCTGGTGGGGCTGGCGCATGGCGTGTCGCACTTCTACCACCTGATCCTCGCGGCCCTGTTCGTCTGGCTGAAACCCGCCTTCGACCTGTCGTATGCAGAACTGGGCCTGCTGATGACGGTGTTCTTCATCATCTCGGGCGTGGGGCAGGCGCTGGCCGGCTTTGTCGTCGACCGCTTCGGCGCCCGCGCCGTGTTGTTTTCCGGCATTTTCTTGCTGGGCGTGTCGGCGCTGGCCCTGTCCACCGCGCACAGCTATGCGGCGCTGATGCTGGGCGCCATGCTGGCCGGCATGGGCAACAGCGTGTTCCATCCTGCCGACTACACGATCCTCAATCAGCGCGTTTCGGCGGCCCGCGTGGCCTACGGCTTTTCCGTGCATGGCATCAGCGGCAACATCGGCTGGGCACTGGCGCCCCTGTTCATGACCTATGTTGCCACCCAGTATGACTGGCGTGTGGCGCTGCAGTGCGCGGCTGTGCTGCCGTTTGGCGTGTTGCTGATCCTGTTCCTGAACCGCCACGCCATCCGTCCCGAACCTGTCAGGAAGGCCGCGCCGGGCCAGATCGCCAGCGGCGAAGGCACGCTGGACTTTTTGCGCCTGCCTGCCGTGTGGATGTGCTTTGCCTTCTTCTTCATTACCGCCATCGCCCTGGGCGGCATCCAGAGCTTTGCCAGCGTGGCCCTCGTGAAGCTGTACGGCATGAGCCTGGCGCTGGCCACCAGCGCCTACACGGCCTATATGCTGGCCTCGGCCGTGGGCATGTTGGCCGGCGGCGTGGTGGGCGCGCGCAGCAAGCAGCCGGACCGCAACGTGGCGATCGCCTTTTCCGCCGCCGCGCTGCTGGCCGTGCTGCTGGCCATGGCTGTCGTGCCGGCCTGGGGCGCGGTGGTGCTGATGGGCGCTATCGGCTTGACGTCGGGTGTGGCGGGGCCGTCGCGTGACCTGATGATACGCGCGGCCGCGCCGAAGAACGCCACCGGGCGCGTGTATGGCGTCGTGTATTCGGGCCTCGACAGCGGCCTGGCCGTGGGGCCCCTGTTCTTTGGCGCGCTGATGGATGGCGACCATCCTGCCCTGTTGTTCGTCTTCATTGGCGTGTTCCAGGCGCTGGCGATTGCCACGGCCGTGGGCGTGGGCGGCAAAACACGTGCCGCGGCGCTACAAAAGGCATAG
- the rraA gene encoding ribonuclease E activity regulator RraA, whose protein sequence is MTFATTDLCDDYAAMLDAGTLAVLPPVFRAFGQRVRFSGPATTLHVFEDNALVRSTLETPGQGHVLVIDGGGSLRRALVGGQLGVLAESNGWAGIVVDGCIRDSEEINVCQIGVRALATHPRKSNKTGAGQRDVRVQISGVAVHPGDWIYADADGILVARHALD, encoded by the coding sequence ATGACCTTTGCCACCACCGACCTGTGCGACGACTATGCGGCCATGCTGGACGCTGGCACCCTGGCCGTGCTGCCGCCCGTGTTCCGCGCCTTTGGCCAGCGCGTGCGCTTCAGCGGCCCCGCCACCACCTTGCACGTGTTCGAGGACAATGCGCTCGTGCGCAGCACCCTGGAAACGCCGGGCCAGGGCCATGTGCTGGTGATCGATGGCGGCGGCAGCCTGCGCCGCGCGCTGGTGGGTGGCCAGTTGGGCGTGCTGGCCGAAAGCAATGGCTGGGCCGGCATCGTCGTCGATGGCTGCATCCGCGACAGCGAGGAAATCAATGTCTGCCAGATCGGCGTGCGCGCCCTGGCCACGCATCCGCGCAAGAGCAACAAGACGGGCGCCGGCCAGCGCGACGTGCGCGTGCAGATCAGCGGCGTGGCCGTGCATCCGGGCGACTGGATCTACGCCGATGCGGATGGCATCCTGGTGGCGCGCCACGCACTCGATTGA
- a CDS encoding choice-of-anchor C family protein — MKIATIAAVVALFATGTASASPVNLITNGNFESVASGYTFDSGFQVVNSGSSAITGWTVGASSVDLIRNGYNAIDGYSIDLLGTPGPGFLSQNFSVVAGQTYNLSFDMARNSGGPAGQGVAVNFGGVAGDFYSTAAASNTLYSNTLSFTAASTGLATLSFASAAKAGTPFDNYSGAVIDNVSVMAAVPEPETYAMLLAGLGLMGFLRRRKAAK; from the coding sequence ATGAAAATCGCCACCATCGCAGCAGTTGTCGCCCTGTTTGCTACAGGCACCGCCAGCGCCAGCCCCGTCAACCTGATCACGAATGGCAATTTTGAATCGGTCGCTTCCGGCTACACCTTCGACAGCGGTTTTCAGGTCGTCAACAGCGGTTCGTCGGCCATCACGGGTTGGACCGTGGGCGCCAGTTCCGTTGACCTGATCCGCAATGGCTACAATGCCATCGACGGCTACAGCATTGATTTGCTGGGTACGCCAGGTCCGGGTTTCCTGTCGCAAAATTTCAGTGTCGTTGCCGGCCAGACATATAACCTGAGCTTTGACATGGCGCGCAATTCCGGCGGCCCGGCTGGCCAGGGCGTAGCTGTCAATTTCGGCGGCGTGGCAGGCGATTTCTACTCGACGGCGGCCGCTTCGAACACCTTGTACAGCAATACCCTGAGCTTCACGGCCGCTTCCACCGGCCTGGCGACCCTGTCGTTTGCCAGCGCCGCCAAGGCCGGCACGCCGTTCGACAATTACTCGGGCGCCGTGATCGACAATGTTTCCGTGATGGCCGCCGTACCGGAACCGGAAACCTATGCCATGCTGCTGGCCGGCTTGGGCCTGATGGGCTTCCTGCGCCGCCGCAAGGCCGCCAAGTAA
- a CDS encoding MerR family transcriptional regulator, which yields MRIGEMAQATGLSRDTLRFYEKRGLLRARRGANGYRDYPPEAADWLRYLRTAQQLGFTLAEIEADMPLLASADAPGTAELLRAALTRKLCDIDARIAGLMQLRGELARRLEPQAAACPLRGDADAAR from the coding sequence ATGCGGATCGGCGAGATGGCGCAGGCGACGGGCTTGAGCCGCGATACCCTGCGCTTTTATGAAAAGCGGGGCTTGTTGCGCGCGCGGCGCGGCGCAAATGGCTACCGCGACTACCCGCCCGAGGCGGCCGACTGGCTGCGCTACTTGCGCACGGCGCAGCAGCTGGGCTTTACCCTGGCCGAAATCGAGGCCGACATGCCGCTGCTGGCCAGCGCCGATGCACCAGGCACGGCAGAACTGCTGCGCGCGGCGCTGACGCGCAAGCTGTGCGATATCGATGCGCGCATCGCGGGATTGATGCAGTTGCGCGGCGAACTGGCGCGGCGGCTGGAGCCGCAGGCGGCCGCGTGTCCGTTGCGGGGAGATGCCGATGCCGCTCGCTGA
- a CDS encoding DUF4153 domain-containing protein, with the protein MQQDAAGKNMALLDPVVAPRIAVTRLVTGLLQGLLLYWLYSTAQDKVWPATEAYLLGPLMLVSLLLPILLVSSLGHMSAKRIVLWMAGAAVVMAVLAWHDVARGAEHVIWGNYKPGAPLRVISAQLFGFCVVGFYIAHALVLASAQDGQRIARYPTYFEIAWKLGIQLLFSLLFVLGLWLVLWLGGQLFLLIKLSFLKKLLGQAWFVIPVICFAFSFAIHITDVRPSIVRGIRTLLLVLLSWLMPIAAVLVSGFLLTLPFIGFERLWATRHAASVLLGMAGVLVVLINAAFQNGEVGHGVARGIRLGTRLACLLLPWVVGIAIYALTLRVMSHGWTSDRLIAAACLLVATCYAAGYAWAASKYGDWLHLIANVNVATAFVTLLVLFALFSPLADPARISVASQMARLDSGKVGVDKFDFEYLRFQGARYGQAALQVLSKRTTGADAAIVRARAEAMLKRQNRLDETGALSDVSINLTLRPATAKLPESFLRQDWTQVSPAWRLPACLKRAGPQCDAYLLDFDGDGKQDVLLISNDPRASSVLLAEKEDGSWSARGQIPTDALRCKPLREKLQAGEFQLVPPKVRELEVDGQRVPMTLYTPEDEVSCPDETAPAP; encoded by the coding sequence ATGCAGCAGGATGCCGCAGGAAAAAATATGGCGTTGCTCGATCCGGTGGTGGCGCCGCGCATCGCGGTGACGCGCCTGGTGACGGGCCTGCTGCAAGGCTTGCTGCTGTACTGGCTGTACAGCACGGCGCAAGACAAGGTGTGGCCCGCCACGGAAGCCTACCTGTTGGGTCCGTTGATGCTGGTCAGCCTGCTGTTGCCCATTTTGCTGGTATCCAGCCTGGGCCATATGTCGGCGAAGCGCATCGTCCTGTGGATGGCGGGCGCGGCCGTCGTGATGGCCGTGCTGGCCTGGCATGACGTGGCGCGCGGCGCCGAGCACGTCATCTGGGGTAACTATAAGCCGGGCGCGCCGCTGCGCGTGATCTCGGCCCAGTTGTTCGGTTTTTGCGTCGTGGGCTTTTATATCGCCCACGCGCTGGTGCTGGCCAGCGCCCAGGATGGCCAGCGCATCGCCCGCTATCCGACCTACTTTGAAATCGCCTGGAAGCTGGGTATCCAGCTGCTGTTCTCCCTGCTGTTCGTGCTGGGCCTGTGGCTGGTGCTGTGGCTGGGCGGGCAACTGTTCCTGCTGATCAAGCTCAGTTTCCTGAAAAAGCTGCTGGGCCAGGCCTGGTTCGTGATTCCCGTTATCTGCTTCGCCTTTTCGTTCGCCATCCACATCACCGACGTGCGCCCATCCATCGTGCGCGGCATCCGCACCTTGCTGCTGGTGCTGCTGTCGTGGCTGATGCCGATCGCTGCCGTGCTCGTCTCCGGTTTCCTGCTGACTTTGCCCTTCATCGGCTTCGAGCGCCTGTGGGCCACGCGCCATGCGGCGTCCGTGCTGCTGGGCATGGCCGGCGTGCTGGTGGTGCTGATCAATGCCGCCTTCCAGAATGGCGAAGTAGGCCATGGCGTGGCGCGCGGCATCCGCCTGGGCACGCGCCTGGCCTGTTTGCTGCTGCCGTGGGTGGTGGGCATCGCCATCTATGCGCTGACCTTGCGCGTCATGTCGCATGGCTGGACCTCCGACCGCCTGATCGCCGCCGCCTGCCTGCTGGTCGCCACCTGCTACGCCGCCGGCTATGCCTGGGCGGCCAGCAAGTATGGCGACTGGCTGCACCTGATCGCCAACGTCAACGTGGCTACCGCTTTTGTCACCCTGCTGGTGCTGTTTGCCCTGTTCTCGCCGCTGGCGGACCCGGCGCGCATTTCCGTGGCCAGCCAGATGGCACGCCTGGACAGCGGCAAGGTTGGCGTGGACAAGTTCGATTTCGAATACCTGCGCTTCCAGGGCGCCCGTTATGGCCAGGCGGCCCTGCAGGTATTGAGCAAGCGCACGACGGGCGCCGACGCGGCCATCGTGCGGGCCCGTGCCGAGGCCATGCTCAAGCGCCAGAACCGCCTCGACGAGACGGGCGCGCTGAGCGACGTGTCGATCAACCTGACCCTGCGCCCGGCCACGGCGAAGCTGCCGGAGAGTTTCCTGCGCCAGGACTGGACGCAGGTGAGTCCGGCCTGGCGCCTGCCCGCCTGCTTGAAGCGGGCAGGGCCGCAGTGCGATGCGTATCTGCTTGATTTCGATGGTGATGGCAAGCAGGACGTGCTGCTGATCAGCAATGACCCGCGCGCCTCGTCGGTGTTGCTGGCGGAAAAGGAAGATGGCAGCTGGTCTGCGCGCGGGCAAATCCCCACGGATGCCCTGCGCTGCAAGCCCCTGCGCGAGAAATTGCAGGCGGGCGAATTCCAGCTGGTGCCGCCGAAAGTGCGCGAACTGGAAGTGGACGGCCAGCGCGTGCCGATGACCTTATATACGCCGGAAGATGAGGTCAGCTGCCCGGATGAAACGGCGCCGGCTCCGTAA
- a CDS encoding DUF2147 domain-containing protein, with the protein MNKRNFLSTLTLALAFAGGAAQAQNTPVGLWQMLDEDSKQPLSLVRINEVGGIQSGKLEKLLDPARQNAKCVLCTDERKDQPMLGMTIMRNVKSSGDGIWDGGEILDPNNGKVYRVRLKPIEGGKALEVRGYIGPFFRNQRWGRVE; encoded by the coding sequence ATGAACAAACGAAATTTTCTGAGCACGCTGACTCTCGCACTTGCCTTCGCTGGTGGCGCCGCCCAAGCCCAAAACACTCCTGTCGGGCTGTGGCAAATGCTTGACGAAGACAGCAAGCAGCCGCTGTCGCTGGTGCGAATCAACGAAGTGGGCGGTATTCAGAGCGGCAAGCTGGAAAAGTTGCTTGATCCGGCGCGCCAGAATGCCAAGTGTGTACTGTGCACCGACGAACGCAAGGACCAACCGATGTTGGGCATGACGATCATGCGCAACGTCAAATCGTCCGGCGATGGCATCTGGGACGGCGGCGAGATCCTGGACCCAAACAACGGCAAAGTCTATCGGGTACGCCTCAAACCAATCGAAGGCGGCAAAGCGCTTGAAGTACGCGGCTATATCGGGCCGTTCTTCCGCAACCAGCGCTGGGGGCGTGTCGAGTGA
- a CDS encoding SDR family NAD(P)-dependent oxidoreductase, protein MPTPLMVRSELLKKDLTGRIYVVTGANSGIGLVTAKQLTKQGATVVMGVRRLKEGERVAAEIRRDVSSAKLVVYQLELGDLASVRAFAAQVNRNYPKLQGLINNAGVMKTPFSHTKDGFETQFGVNHLGHFLLTNLLMDSLKAGAPSRVVNLSSFFHEFSMGREGNIHFDDLNYHRRPFDSWEAYAQSKLANLLHARELGRRLAGTGVTSASVNPGFVRTNLMTIPLPLWLQRLLVIPVLRLVGMIEPWEGAQTTLHALLAPEVEQHSGAYYSQISRYKDKPSRRGGWPLSSPNPAAHNDDVALRLWEVSEALVKSK, encoded by the coding sequence ATGCCTACACCACTTATGGTTCGTTCGGAACTCCTCAAAAAGGATTTAACTGGAAGGATTTATGTTGTCACGGGTGCCAATTCTGGCATTGGCCTGGTCACTGCAAAGCAATTGACCAAGCAGGGCGCCACAGTTGTCATGGGTGTGCGTCGCTTGAAGGAGGGGGAACGCGTTGCCGCAGAGATTCGCCGGGATGTGTCCTCGGCCAAGCTGGTTGTGTACCAGTTGGAGTTGGGCGATTTGGCGTCTGTGCGCGCTTTCGCCGCTCAGGTTAATCGAAACTACCCGAAGTTGCAGGGCCTGATCAATAATGCCGGCGTCATGAAAACGCCGTTCAGCCATACCAAGGACGGCTTTGAAACCCAGTTTGGCGTCAACCACCTCGGACACTTCCTGCTAACCAATTTGCTGATGGACTCTCTGAAGGCAGGGGCACCGTCGCGTGTGGTCAACTTGTCCAGCTTCTTCCACGAGTTTTCGATGGGCCGCGAGGGCAATATCCACTTTGACGACCTGAACTACCACCGCCGGCCGTTCGATTCGTGGGAGGCGTACGCTCAATCGAAGCTGGCCAATCTGCTACACGCGCGCGAGCTTGGCCGCCGTCTGGCCGGCACTGGCGTGACCTCCGCCAGCGTCAACCCCGGTTTTGTACGCACCAATCTGATGACGATCCCCTTGCCGCTTTGGCTACAGCGATTGCTGGTAATTCCAGTGCTGCGCCTGGTCGGCATGATTGAGCCGTGGGAAGGTGCGCAAACCACCTTGCATGCGCTGCTGGCACCGGAAGTGGAGCAGCACTCGGGCGCCTACTACAGCCAGATCTCCCGTTACAAGGACAAGCCCTCGCGCCGGGGCGGCTGGCCGCTTAGCTCGCCTAATCCGGCGGCCCATAACGACGATGTTGCCTTACGTCTGTGGGAAGTCAGCGAAGCTTTGGTGAAGTCTAAATAA
- a CDS encoding TetR family transcriptional regulator, whose amino-acid sequence MHLLKTAKAALSDGTELSELGLNELARKAQMTKSNVYRYFENREELLLALLEEESAQWQFDLAKRLTAMPQPTAAQIAQAFVDASVAYPLMCRLLSILPSIIEHNVSGGRLTTFKMNAVASMGEIVHQLHRCMPSIPVEDHVAFVRQAMALIIGLWPLSHPHDTLAQVLSLPELQPLKYHFEIDLMAGLLLLLRGLVSL is encoded by the coding sequence TTGCATCTGCTTAAAACAGCCAAGGCAGCCTTAAGTGACGGCACGGAGTTAAGTGAACTGGGGCTCAATGAGCTGGCGCGTAAGGCTCAGATGACCAAGTCAAATGTTTATCGGTACTTTGAAAACCGCGAGGAGTTGCTATTGGCCTTGTTGGAGGAGGAATCGGCGCAGTGGCAGTTCGATCTTGCCAAGCGCTTGACAGCCATGCCACAGCCAACAGCGGCACAGATCGCGCAGGCGTTCGTCGACGCGAGCGTGGCCTATCCGCTGATGTGCCGCCTGCTTAGTATTTTACCGTCCATCATCGAGCACAATGTGTCGGGTGGGCGCCTGACAACGTTCAAGATGAACGCGGTGGCTTCGATGGGAGAAATAGTACATCAGCTTCACCGCTGTATGCCGTCGATACCTGTTGAGGATCACGTTGCGTTCGTGCGCCAAGCCATGGCCTTGATAATCGGGCTTTGGCCTCTGAGCCACCCACATGACACCTTGGCGCAGGTGCTGTCGCTGCCAGAATTGCAGCCCCTGAAGTATCACTTTGAGATCGACCTGATGGCCGGGTTATTACTCCTACTGAGGGGGCTGGTCTCGCTCTAA
- a CDS encoding LysR substrate-binding domain-containing protein, producing the protein MKENNYIMRSDTPLKAIACFDAVMQTGSAVLAAQQLFVTPGAVGQQIRKLEEWLGLSLFVRNVRKLQPTEEALRYWEQVRPALQQLDEANASVQGRESSQVRLSLPPAFANTWFARRMPALTCSHPGLKLHLNASSEPVDFHTHTYDLAVRYFDGKDDKLDIQLLLIDEVRVYCSPGYRESLQLAEVEDMARATLLFTTSHSNWSRWLAQLGMSFDGMTSNLRFDQSEMAIDASCRGQGLVLTSPWLVEDNLERGNLIQLFPHALRTGKNYYLVSSRERPLVAAAQQFRDWMLDTARSISGDGE; encoded by the coding sequence ATGAAAGAGAATAACTACATCATGCGATCCGATACTCCGCTCAAGGCCATTGCTTGCTTTGACGCCGTCATGCAGACCGGTAGCGCTGTACTGGCGGCTCAACAACTGTTTGTCACCCCCGGAGCCGTGGGGCAGCAGATTCGCAAGTTGGAAGAATGGCTGGGCCTGTCCCTGTTCGTGCGCAATGTACGCAAATTGCAACCAACCGAGGAGGCGCTGCGTTATTGGGAACAAGTAAGGCCCGCCCTGCAGCAGCTCGACGAAGCCAATGCCTCCGTGCAAGGCAGAGAATCGTCGCAGGTGCGTCTGAGCCTGCCACCGGCGTTTGCGAACACATGGTTCGCCAGACGCATGCCCGCTCTAACCTGCAGCCATCCTGGATTGAAACTTCACTTGAACGCCTCGAGTGAACCGGTTGACTTTCACACTCACACATACGATCTGGCAGTAAGGTATTTCGACGGCAAAGACGACAAACTTGATATCCAGTTGCTACTGATTGACGAGGTGAGAGTCTATTGCAGTCCTGGCTACCGAGAGAGCCTGCAATTGGCCGAAGTTGAGGACATGGCGCGTGCAACCCTCCTCTTTACGACCTCCCACTCAAATTGGTCGCGGTGGCTGGCCCAACTGGGGATGTCATTCGACGGTATGACCAGCAACTTACGTTTCGATCAGTCGGAAATGGCTATCGACGCTTCCTGTCGCGGACAGGGATTGGTGCTGACCAGCCCTTGGCTGGTGGAAGATAATCTGGAGAGGGGTAACCTGATTCAGTTATTCCCACACGCCCTGAGAACTGGAAAGAATTACTATCTGGTCTCTAGTCGCGAACGGCCACTGGTCGCGGCCGCGCAGCAGTTCCGGGATTGGATGCTTGACACTGCGCGAAGTATCAGCGGCGATGGGGAATGA
- a CDS encoding NAD(P)H-dependent oxidoreductase, whose amino-acid sequence MNILIIHAHPESGSFNGAMTQTAVRTLTALGHEVRVSDLYAMSWNPVLHPDEFSDRANAQYFDASKEQEHAQANATVCSDVELEQEKVTWSDLVIFQFPLWWFSMPVMLKGWVDRVLSRGFAYSSGRKYGTGRFKGKRAMLSLTTGTASTLYAPNGIDGDLHHILWPIHNGILAYTGFTVLPPFAAWMPAQVSLEEREQYLQDYAERLSRLDDLEPLFFHPRQDYDENQQLKPGVIARSGVQWNPLASQTSEDAISSFTRQLPRNG is encoded by the coding sequence ATGAATATTCTGATTATCCACGCTCATCCCGAGTCCGGTTCATTCAATGGTGCTATGACGCAAACCGCAGTGCGCACTCTCACAGCGCTAGGTCATGAAGTACGAGTGAGCGACCTTTACGCTATGAGCTGGAACCCTGTACTTCACCCAGACGAGTTTAGTGATCGCGCGAACGCGCAATATTTTGATGCATCGAAAGAACAGGAGCACGCCCAAGCAAATGCAACGGTATGCAGCGATGTTGAGCTCGAACAGGAAAAAGTCACATGGTCCGACTTGGTGATTTTCCAGTTTCCTTTGTGGTGGTTTTCCATGCCCGTCATGCTAAAAGGCTGGGTCGATCGCGTGCTAAGTCGCGGTTTCGCGTACTCATCTGGACGCAAATATGGAACCGGACGCTTCAAGGGAAAACGCGCCATGCTAAGTCTGACCACAGGTACTGCAAGCACCCTCTATGCGCCCAACGGCATTGATGGCGACCTGCATCACATCCTCTGGCCTATTCACAATGGAATTCTTGCATACACTGGCTTCACCGTTCTGCCGCCTTTTGCTGCATGGATGCCCGCCCAAGTCAGTCTGGAAGAACGGGAGCAGTACCTGCAGGACTATGCAGAACGGTTGTCGCGGCTGGACGATCTTGAACCACTGTTCTTTCATCCACGTCAGGACTATGACGAGAATCAGCAGCTCAAGCCAGGTGTCATCGCACGGTCTGGCGTCCAGTGGAACCCACTCGCTTCCCAAACTTCAGAGGATGCGATTTCATCTTTTACGCGGCAACTCCCCAGAAATGGATGA
- a CDS encoding DUF1330 domain-containing protein, translated as MKGYWIIFGSDIIDPKAQQEYSELWTSIGEKYSAKVRLLDPGVLVESEFSTRVLAVEFPSYKHATACYIDPAYSRAKQFALRAYKREVIIIEGDLA; from the coding sequence ATGAAAGGTTATTGGATTATTTTCGGCTCCGACATAATTGATCCGAAGGCACAGCAGGAATATAGTGAACTGTGGACTTCTATCGGTGAGAAGTATAGCGCCAAGGTCAGGCTTCTAGACCCGGGGGTACTGGTTGAATCCGAATTTAGTACGCGGGTGCTGGCCGTCGAGTTTCCCAGTTACAAGCACGCGACAGCCTGCTATATCGATCCTGCCTACTCCAGGGCGAAGCAATTTGCTCTGCGAGCTTACAAGCGCGAAGTGATCATCATTGAAGGCGATTTGGCCTAA
- a CDS encoding VOC family protein yields MNKQIILNLPVKDLDKSKAFFSALGFTFNPRFSGENAAFMNIVDGAIQAMLTTEPFFQSLIDKPVANAKEANEVVICLSCESREEVDSLIAKAAAAGGRIPHPPEDHGFMYDQGFEDIDGHLWNLVWTAPEA; encoded by the coding sequence ATGAACAAACAGATCATCCTCAACCTGCCCGTGAAGGACCTGGACAAATCCAAGGCCTTCTTTTCCGCTCTCGGCTTTACCTTCAATCCCCGCTTTAGCGGCGAGAACGCGGCGTTCATGAACATCGTTGACGGCGCCATCCAGGCCATGCTGACAACCGAACCCTTCTTCCAGTCACTGATCGACAAGCCGGTCGCGAATGCCAAGGAAGCCAATGAAGTCGTCATTTGCCTCAGTTGCGAAAGCCGGGAAGAGGTGGACAGCCTGATCGCCAAGGCCGCGGCCGCTGGTGGCCGCATACCGCATCCGCCCGAGGACCATGGCTTCATGTATGACCAGGGTTTCGAGGATATCGATGGCCACCTGTGGAACCTGGTCTGGACGGCGCCAGAAGCTTGA
- the motA gene encoding flagellar motor stator protein MotA encodes MLVILGFLVVLFSVFGGFALQGGHLAALFQPLELLMIGGAALGTFFVGNDAKAIRATFAALPTLFHGSQYTKARYMELMGLMYEILSKIRKEGLMSVEDDIDDPYRSPIFVKYPYTLGDEHILEFITDYLRLMVSGNMDAYQIENLMDNEIETHHEDAEMPIQTISQLADAMPAFGIVAAVMGVVHTMASVGLPPAELGVLIAQALVGTFIGILLAYGFIAPLASLLRRKHHETAKMYQCVKVTLLASLNGYAPALAVEFGRKVISATERPSFSELENHVRQVRTKN; translated from the coding sequence TTGCTAGTCATACTCGGATTTCTCGTCGTGCTGTTTTCCGTCTTCGGCGGCTTCGCCTTGCAGGGCGGCCACCTGGCGGCCCTGTTCCAGCCGCTGGAATTGCTGATGATCGGCGGCGCCGCGCTGGGCACCTTCTTTGTCGGCAACGACGCCAAGGCCATCCGCGCCACGTTCGCCGCCCTGCCCACCCTGTTTCACGGTTCGCAATACACGAAAGCGCGCTATATGGAACTGATGGGGCTGATGTATGAAATCCTCAGCAAGATCCGCAAGGAAGGCTTGATGTCGGTCGAGGACGATATCGACGACCCCTACCGCAGCCCCATCTTCGTGAAATACCCGTACACGCTCGGTGACGAGCACATCCTGGAATTCATCACCGATTACCTGCGTCTGATGGTGTCGGGCAATATGGATGCTTATCAGATCGAAAACCTGATGGATAACGAGATCGAGACGCACCATGAAGATGCGGAAATGCCAATCCAGACGATTTCGCAGCTGGCCGACGCCATGCCCGCCTTCGGCATCGTGGCCGCCGTGATGGGCGTGGTGCATACCATGGCGTCCGTGGGCTTGCCGCCGGCCGAGCTGGGCGTGCTGATTGCGCAGGCGCTGGTGGGCACCTTCATCGGCATCCTGCTGGCCTACGGTTTCATCGCGCCGCTGGCCAGCTTGCTGCGCCGCAAGCACCATGAAACGGCGAAGATGTACCAGTGCGTGAAAGTGACCTTACTGGCCAGCCTGAACGGCTATGCGCCGGCGCTGGCCGTGGAATTCGGCCGCAAGGTCATTTCCGCCACAGAACGCCCCTCGTTCAGCGAACTGGAAAACCACGTGCGCCAGGTGCGCACGAAGAACTGA